One window of the Brachyhypopomus gauderio isolate BG-103 unplaced genomic scaffold, BGAUD_0.2 sc46, whole genome shotgun sequence genome contains the following:
- the LOC143487037 gene encoding uncharacterized protein LOC143487037, which translates to MQKEGHHHSSERRKNFIRQGGLKIHQRTRTGKKPYHCSECGKSFTCQSSFQIHQRIHTGEKPYHCSECGKSFSSQSYLRSHHRIHTGEKPYHCLECGKSFSSQSSLQIHQRIHSGEKPYHCSECRKSFSCQSSLQKHQRTHTGEKPYYCSKCGKSFSVQSNLQRHQRIHSGEKLYHCSKCGKSFIHQSILQKHQRIHTGEKPYHCSECGKSFTQQSYLQSHHRIHSGEKPYHCSECGKSFTQQSNLQRHQRIHSGEKSYHCSECGKSFGSQSSLQIHQRIHTGEKPYYCSKCGKSFSGQSNLQRHQRIHSGEKPYPCSKCGKSFSRQSFLQSHYRVHSGEKPHHCSECGKSFSRQSNLQLHQRIHSGEKPYHCSECGKSFTHQIYLQIHYRIHTGEKPYYCSECGKSFSVQSNLQRHQRIHSGEKPNHCS; encoded by the coding sequence ATGCAAAAGGAGGGACATCACCACTCCTCAGAGAGGAGAAAGAATTTTATTAGACAGGGTGGTCTTAAAATACACCAGCGCACTCGCACAGGaaagaagccgtatcactgctcagagtgtgggaagagttttacttgTCAGAGTAGTTTCCAaatacaccagcgcattcatacaggagagaagccgtatcactgctcagagtgtgggaagagttttagtagTCAGAGTTATCTCCGAAGTCACCATCGCATTcatacaggagagaagccgtatcactgcttagagtgtgggaagagttttagtagTCAGAGTAGTCTCCAaatacaccagcgcattcactcaggagagaagccgtatcactgctcagagtgtagGAAGAGTTTTAGTTGTCAGAGTAGTCTCCAAAAACACCAGCGCACTcatacaggagagaagccgtattaCTGCTCaaagtgtgggaagagttttagtgTTCAGAGTAATCTCCAaagacaccagcgcattcactcTGGAGAGAAGCTGTATCACTGCTCaaagtgtgggaagagttttattcaTCAGAGTATTCTCcaaaaacaccagcgcattcacacaggagagaagccgtatcactgctcagagtgtgggaaaagTTTTACTCAACAAAGTTATCTCCAAAGTCACCATCGCATTCACTCAGGAGaaaagccatatcactgctcagagtgtgggaagagttttactcaacagagtaacCTCCAaagacaccagcgcattcactcAGGAGAGAAgtcatatcactgctcagagtgtgggaagagttttggTAGTCAGAGTAGTCTCCAaatacaccagcgcattcacacaggagagaagccgtattaCTGTTCaaagtgtgggaagagttttagtgGTCAGAGTAATCTCCAaagacaccagcgcattcactcgggagagaagccgtatcctTGCTCAAAGTGTGGTAAGAGTTTTAGTAGACAGAGTTTTCTCCAAAGTCACTATCGCGTTCACTCAGGAGAGAAGCcgcatcactgctcagagtgcgGGAAGAGTTTTAGTAGGCAGAGTAATCTCCAACTACATCAGCGCATTCACTcgggagagaagccgtatcattgctcagaatgtgggaagagttttactcatcAGATTTATCTCCAAATTCACtatcgcattcacacaggagagaagccatattactgctcagagtgtgggaagagttttagtgTTCAGAGTAATCTCCAaagacaccagcgcattcactcAGGAGAGAAACCGAATCACTGCTCGTAA
- the LOC143487027 gene encoding uncharacterized protein LOC143487027, with the protein MDEELKSFLRQRKIAEECIQKLENEKIDASVIPLMADKDLATYFPKAGDRVSIVAFCRQTNRSVDPSTRKESILSRLRRRLSPSEESTDNPAKKKNNLWIGNKSAQKQKRRIEVGWMDFDENEQRYKQVKAIKGGGTRQLTVDKETTIEEMKDLALSLFFPSGVSKTEKNVACYTTEIQSSQIDINSTDTVNQLYEKSKVRLLRLYLCTKKRSEQDLQSTVDLTGSDEEQNDQRFDENLDLEVVIGAAEDDGVSLDDTVPWETPDDPPSKAEFKISQSQMPEDAVPEILQFEVNRPYLPEDLIPVVREHEVNQPQIPGDHVPAILELTMFQQPQTQAALNTTVMPPVHATAVSEVMMIQQMPNDFVPIGQEQQTPADAEPATATLIIRRGHCLLDMIHAFKNPAILHTKVFVKMRLLNGQFEEGEGIGVLRDCLTEFWTEFYERCTLGMDVKVPFIRHDYQFDEWQAIGRIFVVGWFQAGYFPVQLATPFLEEVLYGTATSSLKDAFLQYVPEHEREILLKALQDFESVEGDVLFDALEAHECHHVPTKESMLPLLSQMGHKALIQAPMYVIECWRPIVQEIANALPLDDLHVILKRKIPTGKAVKDLLIFPDEMNALETLAARYLKTYIGELDSHTLKLFLRFYTGSNLIGGPITVQFIETSDFQRRPQSHTCGCVLKLPVGYHNYPDLRSDFNSILKSSVWVMDII; encoded by the exons ATGGATGAGGAACTAAAGAGCTTTTTAAGGCAAAGAAAAATTGCTGAGGAGTGCATACAGAAACTTGAAAATGAAAAG ATTGATGCATCTGTAATCCCTTTGATGGCTGACAAAGACCTCGCTACATACTTTCCTAAAGCAGGGGACAGAGTGTCTATTGTTGCATTCTGTCGACAAACCAACAGGTCAGTTGACCCCAGCACCAGGAAGGAGTCTATTTTATCAAGACTGCGACGTAGACTGTCTCCATCTGAAGAAAGCACTGACAATCCTGCTAAGAAAAAGAATAATTTATGGATTGGAAATAAAAgtgcacaaaaacaaaaaagacgGATAGAagttggatggatggattttgATGAAAATGAGCAAAGATACAAGCAAGTTAAAGCAATTAAAGGGGGAGGAACAAGACAGCTCACAGTAGACAAAGAAACAACTATAGAGGAAATGAAAGACCTtgctctgagtttgtttttcCCCAGTGGTGTGTCCAAGACAGAAAAGAATGTAGCTTGCTACACCACAGAGATTCAGTCATCTCAGATTGATATCAACAGCACAGATACTGTTAATCAGTTATATGAGAAAAGCAAAGTGAGGCTGCTGAGACTCTATCTGTGTACAAAAAAGAGGAGCGAGCAAGATTTGCAGTCAACAGTTGACCTTACAGGCAGTGATGAAGAACAAAATGACCAGAGATTCGATGAAAACTTGGATCTGGAAGTTGTAATTGGTGCAGCTGAAGATGATGGAGTATCATTAGATGACACTGTACCATGGGAAACTCCAGATGACCCTCCTAGTAAGGCAGAATTCAAGATTAGCCAATCACAAATGCCAG AAGATGCTGTTCCTGAAATACTACAATTTGAAGTAAACAGACCTTATTTGCCAG AGGATCTTATTCCTGTTGTACGAGAGCATGAAGTGAACCAGCCACAGATACCAG GTGACCATGTTCCTGCAATTCTAGAACTCACAATGTTCCAGCAGCCACAAACGCAAG CTGCTTTGAACACCACAGTGATGCCTCCAGTTCACGCTACTGCAGTGTCAGAGGTCATGATGATCCAGCAGATGCCAA ATGATTTTGTTCCTATTGGACAAGAACAACAGACACCTGCTGATGCTGAACCTGCTACTGCAACACTAATCATTAGGCGGGGGCATTGCCTCCTTGACATGATTCATGCTTTCAAAAATCCAGCAATTCTACACACGAAGGTCTTTGTGAAGATGCGTCTTCTCAATGGACAATTTGAAGAGGGTGAGGGAATCGGTGTTTTAAGGGATTGTTTAACAGAATTTTGGACAGAATTTTACGAGCGATGCACTTTAGGCATGGATGTGAAAGTTCCCTTCATTCGGCATGACTATCAGTTTGATGAGTGGCAGGCAATTGGCAGAATTTTTGTTGTAGGATGGTTTCAAGCAGGCTACTTCCCAGTACAACTAGCGACTCCATTTCTAGAAGAGGTTCTGTATGGCACAGCTACAAGTAGCTTAAAGGATGCTTTTTTGCAGTATGTGCCTGAGCATGAAAGGGAGATCCTTCTCAAGGCTTTGCAAGACTTTGAGTCTGTTGAAGGGGATGTGTTGTTTGATGCCCTTGAGGCACATGAGTGTCACCATGTTCCTACCAAAGAAAGTATGCTCCCACTGCTGTCACAAATGGGGCACAAGGCCCTTATACAGGCACCAATGTACGTTATTGAGTGTTGGCGTCCTATTGTACAAGAGATAGCAAATGCTCTTCCTCTAGATGATCTGCATGTTATCTTAAAGAGAAAAATTCCAACTGGAAAGGCCGTGAAGGATCTCCTCATTTTCCCAGATGAAATGAACGCACTCGAAACATTAGCAGCCCGCTATTTAAAGACATACATAGGGGAACTTGACTCGCATACACTTAAATTGTTCCTTCGTTTTTATACTGGTTCAAATTTGATTGGAGGCCCAATCACTGTTCAGTTTATCGAAACATCCGACTTCCAAAGAAgaccacagtcacacacatgtgGTTGTGTTTTAAAGTTGCCAGTGGGATACCACAATTATCCTGACCTCCGAAGTGATTTCAATAGTATACTCAAAAGCTCTGTGTGGGTTATGGACATCATTTAG
- the LOC143487011 gene encoding uncharacterized protein LOC143487011, with protein MKTWHPRKSSVLQKSCDIVHTKRPLGRLGKDMEKEGRHHSSECGKTFIKHGGLQIHQRIHTGEKAYHCSECGKGFSSQRSLQRHQRIHTGEKPYHCSQCGKSFTHQSNLQRHQRIHTGEKPYHCSECGKSFTHQSNLQMHQRIHTGEKPYHCSECGKSFTQQSDLQKHQRIHTGEKPYHCSECGKSFTHQSNLQMHQRIHTGEKPYHCSECGKSFTQQSDLQRHQRIHTGEKPYHCSECGKSFSCQRRLQIHQHIHTGEKPYHCSECGKSFTQQSSLQIHQRIHTGEKPYHCSECGKSFTQQSDLQKHQRIHTGEKPYHCSECGKSFSRQNGLKIHQRIHTGEKPYHCSECGKSFTQLSYLQKHQRIHTGEKPYHCSKCRKSFSRQDGLQIHQRIHTGEKPYHCSECGKSFSMKSYLQVHQRIHSGDKPYHCSECGKSFTIQSNLQVHQRIHTGEKLYHCSECGKSFSSQSSLKIHQRIHTGEKPYHCSKCGKSFTQLSYLQIHQRIHTGEKPYHCSECRKSFSRQDCLQIHQRIHTGEKPYHCSECGKSFSMKSYLQVHQRIHTGDKPYHCSECGKSFTIQSNLQVHQRIHTGEKPYHCSECGKSFSSQSSLKIHQRIHTGEKPYHCSKCGKSFTQQGNLQIHQRIHTGEKPYTE; from the coding sequence ATGAAAACATGGCATCCAAGAAAATCATCAGTACTCCAAAAATCCTGTGATATTGTCCACACCAAAAGACCTCTGGGACGACTAGGAAAAGACATGGAAAAGGAGGGACGTCACCACTcttcagagtgtgggaagactTTTATTAAGCACGGGGGTCTCCAAATACACcaacgcattcacacaggagagaaggcgtatcactgctcagagtgtgggaagggTTTTAGTAGTCAGCGTAGTCTCCAAAGACACCAGcgaattcacacaggagagaagccgtatcactgctcacagtgtgggaagagttttactcatcAGAGTAATCTCCAAAGACACCAGcgaattcacacaggagagaagccgtatcactgctcagagtgtgggaagagttttactcatcAGAGTAATCTCCAaatgcaccagcgcattcacacaggagagaagccctatcactgctcagagtgtgggaagagttttactcaacagagtgaTCTCcaaaaacaccagcgcattcacacaggagagaagccatatcactgctcagagtgtgggaagagttttactcatcAGAGTAATCTCCAaatgcaccagcgcattcacacaggagagaagccctatcactgctcagagtgtgggaagagttttactcaacagagtgaTCTCCAaagacaccagcgcattcacacaggagagaagccgtatcactgctcagagtgtgggaagagttttagttGTCAAAGAAGACTCCAaatacaccagcacattcacacaggagagaagccgtatcactgctcagagtgtgggaagagttttactcaacagagtagtCTCCAAATACACcaacgcattcacacaggagagaagccgtatcactgctcagagtgtgggaagagttttactcaacagagtgaTCTCcaaaaacaccagcgcattcacacaggggagaaaccgtatcactgctcagagtgtgggaagagttttagtcGTCAGAATGGTCTCAAaatacaccagcgcattcacacaggagagaagccgtatcactgctcagagtgtgggaagagttttactcaactgAGTTATCTCcaaaaacaccagcgcattcacacggGGGAGAAACCGTATCACTGCTCAAAGTGTAGGAAGAGTTTTAGCCGTCAGGATGGTCTCCAaatacaccagcgcattcacacaggagagaagccgtatcactgctcagagtgtgggaagagttttagtatGAAGAGTTATCTCCAagtacaccagcgcattcactcAGGAGacaagccatatcactgctcagagtgtgggaagagttttactatacAGAGTAATCTCCAAGTACACcaacgcattcacacaggagagaagctgtatcactgctcagagtgtgggaagagttttagtagTCAGAGTAGTCTCAAaatacaccagcgcattcacacaggagagaagccgtatcactgctcaaagtgtgggaagagttttactcaactgAGTTATCTCCAaatacaccagcgcattcacacaggagagaagccgtatcactgctcagagtgtagGAAGAGTTTTAGTCGTCAGGATTGTCTCCAaatacaccagcgcattcacacaggagagaagccgtatcactgctcagagtgtgggaagagttttagtatGAAGAGTTATCTCCAagtacaccagcgcattcacacaggagacaagccatatcactgctcagagtgtgggaagagttttactatacAGAGTAATCTCCAagtacaccagcgcattcacacaggagagaagccgtatcactgctcagagtgtgggaagagttttagtagTCAGAGTAGTCTCAAaatacaccagcgcattcacacaggagagaaaccatatcactgctcaaagTGTGgcaagagttttactcaacagggTAATCTCCAAATACACcaacgcattcacacaggagagaagccgtatacAGAATAG